The Brasilonema sennae CENA114 genome includes a region encoding these proteins:
- a CDS encoding serine hydrolase: MGKSCKNIFLNQLSKLRLIGKVKIITLTIACIVVATLITKHQTEHSATSSSRQAFHSLTTPAKLPVQVSATSSPKEAFHSPTTPPKLPDWAIAKSLPIPFRQATQHSEVVYNLKTPPKFKQSQELQAIVNDVVNLTTAKDLPKKALSITLIDAKTGETGAYQQDTPRYPASVVKLFWMVILYAQIESNLWKNEQDFTPYLAKMIKESDNEAASFILDEVTDTHSEPELESEKLKIWKNKRQQVNRFFEKAGYNHINISQKTFPIDYLNLSEPEGSELQILGNPIWNWNKITTEQGARLLYEICYAGQAVSPQASKKMCAWLKRDFNPKVLQKKQLESDGFNPVETFFGESLSKTNAQFYSKAGWVSLSRAETAMITTGNSGATYILTIFAEDSAYANDTQIFPQISRLVYNRMTSRNSRSMPKSGVPNEKL; the protein is encoded by the coding sequence ATGGGGAAATCGTGCAAAAACATTTTTCTTAACCAACTCTCAAAACTACGCTTAATTGGTAAAGTAAAGATTATTACATTGACAATTGCGTGTATTGTAGTAGCCACTTTAATAACCAAACATCAAACAGAACATTCTGCCACATCATCTTCTAGGCAAGCGTTCCATTCACTTACCACTCCTGCAAAACTTCCTGTCCAGGTTTCTGCTACATCATCTCCCAAGGAAGCGTTCCATTCACCTACGACTCCTCCAAAACTTCCTGACTGGGCTATTGCCAAGTCACTGCCCATTCCCTTTCGTCAAGCGACACAACATTCAGAAGTTGTTTACAATCTCAAAACACCTCCAAAATTTAAGCAGAGTCAGGAGTTGCAAGCAATTGTCAACGATGTTGTAAATCTTACGACTGCTAAAGATCTGCCCAAAAAGGCTTTATCTATTACCTTGATAGATGCAAAAACTGGTGAGACTGGGGCATATCAGCAAGATACACCGAGATATCCAGCCAGCGTAGTCAAGTTATTTTGGATGGTAATTTTATATGCTCAAATAGAAAGCAATCTTTGGAAAAATGAACAAGATTTTACTCCTTATCTAGCGAAGATGATTAAGGAGTCTGATAATGAGGCTGCTAGCTTCATTCTTGACGAAGTGACAGATACGCACTCTGAACCAGAACTAGAGAGTGAAAAATTGAAAATTTGGAAAAACAAACGTCAACAAGTTAACCGATTTTTCGAGAAAGCAGGTTACAACCATATTAATATTAGCCAAAAAACATTTCCGATAGACTACCTCAATCTTTCAGAACCCGAAGGCAGCGAATTGCAAATATTAGGCAATCCAATTTGGAATTGGAATAAGATCACAACCGAACAGGGAGCCAGACTATTGTACGAAATTTGTTACGCAGGTCAAGCTGTTTCTCCACAAGCTAGCAAAAAAATGTGCGCTTGGCTAAAAAGAGATTTCAATCCCAAAGTTTTGCAAAAAAAACAGCTAGAATCTGATGGATTTAACCCTGTTGAAACCTTTTTTGGTGAGTCTTTATCTAAAACTAATGCCCAATTTTATTCTAAGGCTGGCTGGGTTTCTCTTTCCCGCGCAGAGACTGCAATGATTACCACAGGAAATAGTGGAGCTACTTATATTTTGACAATTTTTGCTGAGGATTCGGCATACGCTAATGATACACAAATTTTTCCACAGATCTCTCGTCTTGTTTATAACCGTATGACTTCTCGCAATTCGAGGTCAATGCCCAAAAGCGGAGTTCCAAATGAAAAATTATAA